The Saprospiraceae bacterium genome includes a window with the following:
- a CDS encoding RagB/SusD family nutrient uptake outer membrane protein, with the protein MKPFFKILLFITIFQLWSCEGILDKDPIAVLDAGSFFQTEDDAVQAINSAYNPLLFSNGNNNFYWVFAEIAGDAAIPGGDGSRPGINEVESFTYTPRTEELNDFWKLQYKGVTQCNLVLDNIEKINMKDATKRRITGEALFLRSYYYFLLTQVFGDVPLYLKVTAPDQLKIVKTSKSEIFQQIIKDCETAAEMLNVTNTSSDIGRATKGAAWALAAKTSLYNKDYLAVIDYTTKIKSLNVYNLVADYRNNFMKFTQNNSESVWEIQHTNLELGVGNNLNQWWASRKFLGYGFAEVTPEYVNIFETGDPRLKFTVAANNDPYFGLIYKNSFSSTFYSPRKFLQADSELTQKADGDINYPAIRFAEVLLWEAEALVELNRVQEALVPLETVRARARAQSVGGTALPQITSTDQNLVRQAIRRERQAELGFELHRFFDLVRWDIAADVLSGFIKDKHEVFPIPQTEIDLNPALLQNNGY; encoded by the coding sequence ATGAAACCATTTTTTAAGATCTTACTTTTCATTACCATTTTCCAACTGTGGTCTTGTGAAGGAATTTTAGACAAAGATCCTATTGCAGTTTTGGATGCGGGTTCTTTCTTTCAGACTGAAGATGACGCTGTTCAGGCCATCAATTCAGCATACAATCCATTGCTTTTTAGTAATGGAAATAATAATTTTTATTGGGTTTTTGCAGAGATTGCCGGCGATGCAGCTATTCCAGGAGGAGACGGATCCCGTCCGGGTATCAATGAAGTAGAAAGTTTTACTTATACACCACGTACAGAAGAGCTCAATGACTTTTGGAAGTTGCAATATAAAGGAGTGACTCAATGCAATCTGGTATTGGATAATATTGAAAAAATCAATATGAAAGATGCCACCAAAAGAAGGATAACAGGAGAAGCATTATTTTTGAGATCTTATTATTATTTTCTTTTGACTCAGGTTTTTGGTGATGTACCGCTTTACCTTAAAGTGACCGCACCGGATCAGTTGAAAATTGTAAAAACGTCCAAATCTGAAATTTTTCAACAAATTATAAAGGATTGTGAAACTGCCGCAGAAATGCTCAACGTAACCAATACCAGTTCAGACATCGGTCGTGCAACCAAAGGCGCCGCATGGGCATTGGCTGCAAAGACCAGTTTATATAACAAAGATTACTTGGCAGTCATAGACTATACAACTAAAATAAAATCGCTGAATGTGTACAACCTGGTGGCGGATTACAGAAACAATTTTATGAAGTTTACCCAGAATAACAGTGAATCTGTATGGGAAATACAACACACAAATCTTGAACTTGGGGTAGGTAACAATTTGAATCAATGGTGGGCTTCCCGGAAATTTTTGGGTTATGGATTTGCAGAAGTGACACCCGAATATGTAAATATTTTTGAAACGGGCGATCCACGTTTGAAATTTACAGTAGCAGCAAATAATGATCCCTATTTTGGTTTGATCTATAAAAACTCTTTTTCCAGTACTTTTTATAGTCCCCGTAAATTTCTGCAGGCTGATAGTGAATTGACTCAAAAAGCAGATGGGGATATCAATTATCCTGCCATCAGATTCGCTGAAGTATTGCTTTGGGAAGCGGAAGCCCTTGTAGAGCTAAACAGAGTTCAGGAGGCACTGGTACCTTTAGAAACAGTACGTGCAAGAGCAAGAGCTCAATCTGTCGGTGGAACCGCTTTGCCGCAAATAACTTCTACAGACCAGAATTTAGTCAGACAAGCCATCAGACGTGAAAGACAGGCAGAACTTGGCTTTGAGTTGCATCGCTTTTTTGATCTGGTGAGATGGGACATAGCCGCAGATGTACTTTCAGGATTTATAAAAGATAAACACGAGGTATTTCCAATACCACAGACTGAGATAGATTTAAATCCTGCACTTTTGCAAAATAATGGATATTGA